A single genomic interval of Rhizobium leguminosarum bv. trifolii WSM1325 harbors:
- a CDS encoding D-amino-acid dehydrogenase (PFAM: FAD dependent oxidoreductase~KEGG: rpi:Rpic_2467 D-amino-acid dehydrogenase), translating into MARVAVIGAGVIGVSSAYLLARAGHDVTLIDAASEPGMGASAGNAAQLSWAYGDAMASPALLKHLPAIAMGRDPAFRIHWQLDRDFLCWGLKFLANTPFRRWWNNTEEILRLAEQSRHELAILLKETDIEFDYRVAGKLHLYADRQSFSAADSSVARKNALGFEQRLLTRVEAENIEPALAAYQGEIAGAVYTPGDALGDAAGFCRQLTAWMIERRQVSVLFGRRVSSFVQAGGVLTGLRFEDRDELHVDAAIVAAGPQIRSLISDLPEARDIRSIRGYSLTVPRTGLAPSISLTDVKRKLAFAAIGDRFRAAGLADIERSGAGFDAGRFETLRLAASVVLPDLFERSDELMRWSGERPMTPTSKPIIAASRHIKGLYINAGHGMLGWTLALGSARRVVDLLFQ; encoded by the coding sequence ATGGCGCGCGTTGCGGTGATCGGCGCCGGCGTCATCGGCGTATCGTCGGCCTATCTTCTGGCCCGGGCGGGGCATGATGTGACACTTATCGATGCGGCAAGCGAGCCCGGCATGGGGGCGAGTGCCGGCAACGCCGCGCAGCTGTCCTGGGCCTACGGTGACGCAATGGCATCACCAGCCCTGCTGAAGCATCTGCCAGCCATTGCGATGGGCCGCGATCCAGCCTTCCGGATCCACTGGCAACTCGATCGGGACTTTCTCTGCTGGGGGCTGAAATTCCTTGCCAATACACCGTTCAGGCGTTGGTGGAACAATACAGAGGAGATCCTGCGCCTTGCCGAGCAATCCCGTCACGAGCTCGCAATCCTGCTTAAGGAAACCGATATCGAATTCGACTATCGTGTCGCCGGAAAACTGCACCTCTATGCCGATCGGCAAAGTTTTTCTGCCGCCGATTCCAGTGTCGCGCGCAAGAATGCCCTCGGCTTCGAACAGCGCCTGCTGACGCGAGTGGAGGCGGAAAACATCGAGCCTGCGCTCGCCGCGTATCAGGGAGAGATTGCCGGGGCCGTTTACACTCCCGGTGATGCCCTCGGCGATGCGGCCGGATTTTGCCGCCAGCTGACCGCCTGGATGATCGAGCGCCGGCAGGTGTCGGTGCTTTTCGGCAGGAGGGTCTCGAGCTTCGTCCAAGCGGGAGGCGTGCTGACGGGGCTGAGGTTCGAAGACCGCGATGAGCTTCACGTCGATGCAGCCATCGTCGCCGCAGGACCGCAGATCCGTTCCCTCATATCCGATTTGCCCGAGGCCCGAGACATACGCTCCATCAGAGGCTACTCGCTCACCGTTCCAAGAACTGGCCTTGCACCAAGTATCAGCCTGACAGACGTCAAGCGAAAGCTTGCCTTTGCAGCCATCGGCGACCGTTTTCGTGCCGCCGGACTGGCAGATATCGAGCGTTCTGGGGCCGGTTTTGATGCCGGACGTTTCGAGACGCTGAGGCTGGCCGCGTCTGTTGTGCTGCCCGACCTTTTCGAGCGTTCGGACGAACTGATGAGATGGTCGGGCGAGAGGCCGATGACGCCGACCTCCAAACCCATTATCGCCGCCTCCCGACACATCAAAGGTCTCTACATCAATGCCGGTCACGGCATGCTGGGTTGGACGCTTGCATTGGGCTCTGCCCGCCGCGTGGTCGATCTCCTCTTTCAATAA
- a CDS encoding peptidase C26 (PFAM: peptidase C26; Endoribonuclease L-PSP; glutamine amidotransferase class-I~KEGG: acr:Acry_1477 peptidase C26), translated as MTIETTVATGNARRHATQSHEPRWPVILMTPDVSEAPDAPTETEYVVRANYADAIAEAGGIPLILPYNTRNLASALALADGIVLTGARPGTEVTGARRQFETQLVEQALKTGKPLLGICHGMQLIGECLGGEFQTELPAAAVSHIPQDIPDVLAHEIIVEEGSVLTDWVGKGPARVNSLHRHALAGRGRFRVAARAPDGTIEAFEGDTDGFCLGIQWHPEYRLSELDRNIMRAFVDRSAEAAVRKAHDASSAGSNRVRERLAQLELALPEASSPPGAFSGAVRTGSIITVSGQVPLKDGVVLRTGHLGASVSIEEGRECARWALLNALAQLEGAAGGFDNILGFVRLAGYVAADAAFERHGAVIDGASELLRELFPDRWAHARIAIGVTSLPRGVPVEVELTAVVGDEA; from the coding sequence ATGACCATTGAAACGACCGTTGCCACGGGCAACGCACGTCGGCATGCAACGCAATCGCATGAACCTCGCTGGCCGGTGATCCTCATGACACCCGACGTTAGCGAGGCGCCCGATGCGCCGACCGAAACGGAGTATGTGGTGCGTGCCAACTATGCGGACGCCATAGCCGAGGCCGGGGGAATTCCGTTGATCCTACCTTATAACACCCGGAACCTGGCATCTGCGTTGGCGCTCGCCGATGGCATCGTCCTCACCGGTGCGCGGCCGGGGACTGAGGTGACAGGCGCGCGCAGACAGTTCGAAACTCAGCTGGTCGAGCAGGCCTTGAAAACGGGCAAGCCGCTTCTCGGCATATGCCACGGGATGCAACTGATCGGCGAATGCCTTGGAGGCGAATTTCAAACCGAGCTGCCGGCCGCGGCCGTATCCCACATCCCGCAAGATATCCCCGACGTTTTGGCGCACGAGATCATCGTCGAGGAAGGCAGCGTGCTGACCGATTGGGTGGGGAAGGGGCCGGCACGCGTCAACAGCCTGCACCGGCATGCTTTGGCCGGCCGAGGACGCTTCCGTGTCGCCGCGCGGGCGCCGGACGGAACCATCGAAGCATTCGAAGGGGACACGGACGGCTTTTGCCTGGGCATCCAGTGGCACCCCGAATACCGGCTGAGCGAACTCGACAGGAATATCATGAGGGCCTTCGTCGACCGCAGCGCAGAAGCAGCAGTCCGCAAGGCACACGATGCTTCATCGGCTGGAAGCAATCGCGTACGCGAACGGCTGGCACAGCTCGAGCTTGCTCTGCCGGAAGCATCCTCGCCGCCAGGCGCATTTTCCGGGGCTGTGCGGACCGGCAGCATCATCACCGTTTCCGGTCAGGTGCCGCTGAAGGATGGTGTGGTGCTGCGGACGGGACATCTCGGAGCATCCGTCTCCATCGAAGAGGGGCGAGAATGCGCGCGCTGGGCGCTTCTCAATGCGCTTGCGCAGCTGGAAGGGGCTGCGGGCGGCTTTGACAACATCCTGGGCTTCGTCCGGCTCGCGGGCTATGTCGCGGCGGATGCTGCTTTCGAGCGCCACGGCGCCGTCATCGATGGGGCTTCCGAATTGCTCCGAGAGCTCTTCCCGGATCGATGGGCGCATGCCCGCATCGCAATCGGCGTAACATCCCTGCCGCGCGGGGTTCCTGTTGAAGTCGAGTTGACGGCCGTCGTCGGCGACGAGGCTTGA
- a CDS encoding Epoxide hydrolase domain protein (PFAM: Epoxide hydrolase domain protein; alpha/beta hydrolase fold~KEGG: rec:RHECIAT_CH0002644 probable hydrolase protein) gives MELGYFATLASDATAAFSHLMMHAAHKPNGPTYAHAILTTAELIEVLPKASASKDNAMTMLFKMLTSAGSESPNRDRRRFLTTAAIGIAAVGATSLFPSYPASAATGDAIRPFRVDTPEADLLDLRRRVLATRWPERETVDDQTQGIQLEKIKPLVDYWGTGYDWRKAEAKLNALPQFITEIDGLDIHFIHVHSKHPNALPVIITHGWPGSVFENLKIIGPLTDPTAHGGRAEDAFDVVIPSMPGYGFSGKPTGTGWGPDRIARAWAELMKRLAYSSYVAQGGDWGSPVSGAMARLAPQGLLGIHINLPAVVPPEVAAVLAAGGPAPQRLSTEERAAFDALSAAAKMGNRSYATMMGTRPQTIGYAISDSPAGLAAWTLGHPGFTHWTYDSSDPEKSPDEVLDDITLYWLTNSAASSARIYWEYGGGRSPVLAAGEKTSKIALPVAITVFPGESYQAPETWARRAYRNLIYFHKVDKGGHFAAWEQPELFSAELRAAFRPLRR, from the coding sequence ATGGAACTCGGTTATTTCGCGACCCTGGCGAGCGACGCGACGGCCGCCTTCTCGCACCTAATGATGCATGCTGCGCACAAGCCGAACGGCCCGACCTACGCCCATGCTATTCTGACGACGGCCGAACTCATCGAAGTCTTGCCCAAGGCGTCTGCTTCAAAGGACAATGCCATGACCATGCTCTTCAAAATGCTCACAAGTGCCGGCTCGGAATCCCCGAACCGCGACCGACGGAGGTTCCTGACCACCGCGGCGATCGGGATCGCCGCCGTGGGCGCGACCAGCCTGTTTCCGTCCTATCCGGCATCGGCTGCCACGGGAGATGCGATCCGCCCGTTTCGCGTCGACACTCCCGAGGCGGACCTCCTCGACCTTCGCCGGCGCGTGCTGGCAACACGCTGGCCCGAACGCGAGACGGTCGACGACCAGACGCAGGGCATACAGCTCGAAAAGATCAAGCCGCTCGTCGATTATTGGGGCACCGGCTACGACTGGCGAAAGGCGGAAGCGAAGCTGAACGCGCTGCCGCAATTCATCACCGAGATCGACGGCCTAGACATCCACTTCATTCACGTCCACTCGAAACATCCGAATGCCCTGCCCGTCATCATCACCCATGGCTGGCCGGGATCGGTATTCGAGAACCTCAAGATCATCGGCCCGCTCACCGATCCGACCGCTCATGGCGGACGCGCCGAAGATGCGTTCGACGTGGTCATTCCGTCGATGCCGGGCTACGGCTTCTCCGGCAAGCCGACCGGCACCGGTTGGGGGCCGGACCGCATCGCGCGGGCCTGGGCAGAACTGATGAAGCGCCTCGCTTACAGCAGCTACGTCGCCCAGGGCGGCGACTGGGGCTCGCCGGTCTCCGGCGCGATGGCACGGCTCGCGCCACAAGGTCTGCTCGGCATCCACATCAACCTGCCGGCTGTCGTGCCGCCCGAAGTTGCCGCGGTGCTCGCCGCTGGCGGGCCAGCGCCGCAGCGACTCTCCACCGAGGAACGCGCGGCGTTCGATGCCCTCAGCGCCGCAGCCAAGATGGGGAACAGGTCCTATGCCACGATGATGGGCACGAGACCGCAGACGATCGGCTACGCCATATCGGATTCCCCGGCCGGCCTTGCGGCATGGACGCTCGGTCATCCAGGCTTCACGCACTGGACCTACGACAGCAGCGATCCCGAAAAGTCTCCCGACGAGGTGCTCGACGACATCACGCTTTACTGGTTGACCAACAGCGCCGCTTCCTCGGCCCGGATCTACTGGGAATATGGCGGCGGGCGCAGTCCCGTCCTTGCGGCCGGGGAGAAGACCTCCAAGATCGCGCTTCCGGTCGCCATCACCGTCTTTCCTGGGGAGAGCTATCAGGCCCCGGAGACATGGGCCCGTCGCGCCTATCGCAACCTTATCTATTTCCACAAGGTCGACAAGGGCGGCCACTTCGCCGCCTGGGAGCAGCCCGAGCTCTTCTCCGCCGAGCTTCGAGCAGCGTTCAGGCCGCTGCGCCGGTGA
- a CDS encoding conserved hypothetical protein (KEGG: msl:Msil_2190 hypothetical protein), which produces MMMNRRTFSAALVAGAAASLLATRGMAATPSAVKARNVVLAHGLFADGSCWTEVIARLQAAGLNATAVQNPLTTLPEAVAAVKRVLDRQDGPTVLVGHSFSGMMVTEAGVHPDVSALVYVAARAPDAGEDYTALAKTFPTPPASAGIVFDADEGRLGEEAFLRDFAGDLPEAKAKVLYAVQQPFQKALLTGKTTQAAWRSKPSWYAVSTEDRTINPDLERFMAKRMGAKTIEIQASHLSLISHPDEITKLILTAAGQNTD; this is translated from the coding sequence ATGATGATGAACAGACGGACTTTCTCGGCTGCCCTTGTTGCCGGCGCCGCCGCTTCTCTGCTTGCCACCCGCGGCATGGCCGCGACACCCTCTGCCGTTAAGGCGCGCAACGTCGTGCTGGCGCACGGGCTGTTTGCCGACGGCTCGTGCTGGACCGAGGTGATCGCCCGCCTGCAGGCGGCCGGGCTCAACGCCACGGCGGTGCAGAACCCGCTGACGACGTTGCCCGAGGCCGTCGCTGCCGTGAAGCGGGTGCTCGACCGACAGGATGGCCCGACGGTTCTGGTCGGGCATTCGTTTTCCGGCATGATGGTCACCGAGGCCGGCGTGCACCCTGACGTTTCGGCGCTCGTCTATGTCGCGGCGCGGGCGCCGGATGCAGGTGAGGATTATACCGCTCTCGCCAAAACCTTCCCGACGCCGCCGGCGTCCGCCGGCATCGTCTTCGACGCCGACGAAGGTCGGCTGGGCGAGGAAGCATTCCTGCGTGATTTTGCCGGCGACCTGCCGGAGGCGAAGGCCAAAGTGCTTTATGCCGTGCAGCAGCCATTTCAAAAGGCGCTGCTGACCGGCAAGACGACACAGGCTGCCTGGCGTTCGAAGCCGAGCTGGTATGCCGTTTCGACCGAGGATCGGACGATCAATCCCGATCTCGAACGCTTCATGGCCAAGCGCATGGGGGCGAAGACCATTGAAATCCAGGCCAGCCATCTGTCGTTGATCTCCCACCCGGACGAGATCACAAAGCTGATCCTCACGGCGGCGGGGCAGAATACGGACTGA
- a CDS encoding FAD-binding 9 siderophore-interacting domain protein (PFAM: FAD-binding 9 siderophore-interacting domain protein; Siderophore-interacting protein~KEGG: azc:AZC_3551 siderophore-interacting protein), producing MDSNQFKDQASSTPGIERIRHDTRRRLLTVESVVDITPSMRRVVLAGDDLADFISLGADDHIKIFIPTADGGEERRDYTPRRYDNAERRLTIDFALHEAGPVTKWAIDANPGDRLEIGGPRGSAVVSKTVKRWLLIGDETALPAIGRRIEEIGAGTVVTTIAAVTGPLEEQTFETSAELHLHWVHRPLSQATDAAALLKLLSTVDVQPETFIWVAAEASVTRDIRAYLLERGCPLGWIKASGYWVFGKADTTEKFG from the coding sequence ATGGATAGCAATCAATTCAAAGATCAAGCTTCATCGACCCCTGGCATCGAGCGGATTCGCCACGACACGCGGCGGCGCTTACTGACAGTCGAAAGCGTCGTCGATATCACTCCGAGCATGCGCCGGGTCGTATTGGCAGGTGACGATCTCGCCGATTTCATCAGTCTCGGTGCTGACGACCACATCAAGATCTTCATTCCCACTGCCGATGGTGGAGAAGAGCGCCGTGACTACACGCCGCGCCGCTATGACAATGCCGAGCGGAGATTGACTATCGACTTTGCCTTGCATGAGGCAGGTCCGGTGACGAAATGGGCGATCGACGCCAACCCGGGCGACAGGCTCGAGATCGGCGGACCAAGAGGCTCCGCCGTAGTCTCGAAGACCGTAAAACGATGGCTGCTGATCGGCGACGAAACAGCACTGCCGGCGATCGGCCGCCGGATCGAGGAAATCGGCGCCGGAACCGTCGTCACCACAATCGCAGCCGTCACCGGCCCGTTGGAAGAGCAGACCTTCGAGACATCAGCCGAGCTGCACCTCCACTGGGTGCACCGGCCGCTTTCGCAGGCAACCGATGCCGCAGCACTGCTGAAACTGTTGAGTACGGTCGATGTCCAGCCGGAGACCTTCATCTGGGTCGCGGCGGAAGCCTCGGTGACACGCGATATCCGCGCCTACCTGCTGGAACGAGGTTGCCCGCTCGGCTGGATCAAGGCTTCCGGCTACTGGGTCTTCGGCAAGGCCGATACGACCGAGAAATTCGGCTAG
- a CDS encoding conserved hypothetical protein (KEGG: rec:RHECIAT_CH0002645 hypothetical protein), which produces MSGILIATLLATVSAKIPAGFSSGDLLYSDCGGSRQFVVGYVAGWLDKWNRDEYLARRIFTEVVPAPKAMVNSAYFANSVGVNVCVPVGTTAEAIGNTLCTFLEENPGIREATGDELMTTLIAYKYRCPVP; this is translated from the coding sequence ATGTCGGGCATTCTTATCGCCACCCTGTTGGCAACGGTTTCAGCAAAGATTCCTGCCGGATTTTCCAGCGGTGACCTGCTTTATTCTGATTGCGGCGGCTCCCGGCAGTTTGTCGTCGGATATGTCGCGGGTTGGTTGGACAAGTGGAACCGGGACGAGTATTTGGCCCGCCGTATTTTCACTGAAGTCGTTCCTGCGCCGAAAGCAATGGTGAACTCGGCGTATTTTGCCAACTCCGTTGGGGTAAACGTCTGTGTGCCGGTTGGAACGACCGCGGAAGCAATCGGCAATACGTTGTGTACATTCCTGGAAGAGAATCCCGGCATTCGCGAGGCCACCGGCGACGAGCTGATGACGACGTTGATCGCCTATAAATACCGCTGCCCCGTGCCGTAG
- a CDS encoding transcriptional regulator, TetR family (PFAM: regulatory protein TetR~KEGG: pfo:Pfl01_3535 TetR family transcriptional regulator), translated as MSSAETTGQPTNPQPRRRLSRQDRHRQLLDVAWQIVRDEGTEALTLGRLSELAGVTKPVVYDHFETRPGLLAALYREFDARQTAVMDAALAASQPSLADRATVIATSYVDCVLLQGREIPGVIAALAGSPELERIKREYEAAFIEKCRIALSPFTGAGTIAAAGLWAMLGAAEALSYAAASGDITAVEAKNELFETIVAMVARSMGGGTHPDHLRNTAGLASR; from the coding sequence ATGTCAAGCGCCGAAACAACAGGTCAGCCGACCAATCCGCAACCGCGCCGCCGCCTGTCGCGGCAGGATCGGCATCGCCAGTTGCTCGACGTCGCTTGGCAGATCGTCCGTGACGAAGGAACGGAAGCGCTGACCCTCGGCCGGCTTTCAGAGCTGGCGGGCGTAACGAAACCCGTGGTCTATGATCATTTCGAAACCCGCCCCGGCCTGCTCGCAGCGCTCTACCGCGAATTCGACGCCCGCCAGACGGCTGTGATGGACGCAGCCCTTGCGGCAAGCCAGCCGTCGCTCGCCGACCGGGCCACAGTCATCGCCACCTCCTATGTCGACTGCGTGCTTCTTCAGGGCCGCGAAATCCCCGGTGTGATCGCAGCACTTGCCGGCTCGCCGGAACTCGAAAGGATCAAGCGCGAATACGAAGCGGCCTTCATCGAGAAATGCCGCATCGCGCTTTCGCCCTTTACCGGTGCCGGCACGATCGCCGCAGCCGGCCTCTGGGCCATGCTCGGCGCCGCCGAAGCCCTCTCTTATGCCGCCGCGTCGGGCGACATCACCGCCGTCGAGGCAAAGAACGAACTCTTCGAAACCATCGTCGCGATGGTGGCGAGAAGTATGGGCGGCGGCACGCATCCCGATCACCTGCGCAATACGGCCGGCCTCGCATCGAGATGA
- a CDS encoding O-methyltransferase family 3 (PFAM: O-methyltransferase family 3~KEGG: methyltransferase protein): protein MDSRIQDVLDIYHAMIETEHNSPRELPPGGRDGGQDQRLRAVGPATGQFINILAKSLKSPTILELGTSFGYSGIWLAEAARASGGRLITMEMHDYKSGYARDMAVKAGLAEHVEFKVGDAVQMIGALSSGIDFVLVDLWKDLYVPCLEAFYPKLNPGAIIVADNMLRPGGDDLKRYGEAVRAKPGISSVLLPVGSGLEVSRFD from the coding sequence ATGGACAGCAGAATCCAGGACGTGCTCGACATCTATCACGCGATGATCGAGACGGAGCATAACAGCCCGCGCGAGCTGCCTCCGGGCGGCCGCGATGGAGGACAGGATCAGCGGTTGCGCGCGGTCGGGCCCGCGACCGGGCAGTTCATCAATATCCTCGCCAAGAGCCTCAAGAGCCCGACCATTCTCGAACTCGGCACCTCCTTCGGTTATTCCGGGATATGGCTGGCGGAAGCCGCGCGCGCTTCCGGCGGGCGGCTGATCACCATGGAAATGCACGACTACAAGTCTGGCTACGCACGAGACATGGCCGTCAAGGCAGGGCTCGCCGAGCATGTGGAATTCAAGGTCGGCGATGCCGTCCAGATGATCGGCGCGCTTTCCTCCGGCATCGACTTCGTGCTGGTGGATCTGTGGAAGGATCTCTACGTTCCCTGCCTCGAAGCCTTCTACCCCAAGCTCAATCCAGGCGCGATCATTGTCGCCGACAACATGCTGCGCCCGGGAGGCGATGATCTCAAACGCTATGGTGAGGCTGTCCGTGCCAAGCCCGGGATATCAAGCGTGCTGCTGCCGGTCGGCAGCGGGCTTGAGGTCAGTCGGTTCGATTGA
- a CDS encoding transcriptional regulator, GntR family (PFAM: GntR domain protein; regulatory protein GntR HTH~SMART: regulatory protein GntR HTH~KEGG: bja:blr1279 transcriptional regulatory protein) gives MASGFETEDDGDDRGLLSDRIRNALTDEIATGTLAAGAALDEQQLADRFGASRTPVREALRQLAAGGLVELRARRGGVVARMTPERIMEMFETVAEIEAICVRLATYRMTPLERSHLIELHDLSESIVETGDFDAYDSFNRQFHEAIYHATHNSFLAEQAIAVRNRLNAFRRTQLRQGERLRRSRDEHEAIMQAIAEGDGEMASRRMRAHMLNAATSLSRFIETNKPGGV, from the coding sequence ATGGCGAGTGGTTTCGAAACCGAGGATGACGGCGATGATCGCGGGTTGCTCTCCGACCGCATTCGCAACGCCCTGACGGACGAGATCGCCACCGGCACGCTGGCGGCGGGCGCAGCGTTGGACGAACAGCAGCTTGCCGATCGCTTCGGCGCCTCCCGCACGCCGGTTCGCGAAGCGCTGCGTCAGCTGGCGGCGGGCGGCCTCGTCGAGCTTCGCGCCCGGCGCGGCGGCGTCGTTGCCCGTATGACACCGGAGCGCATCATGGAGATGTTCGAGACGGTGGCCGAGATCGAGGCCATTTGCGTCAGGCTCGCCACCTACCGCATGACACCGCTGGAACGCAGCCATCTGATCGAACTGCACGACCTCTCAGAGTCGATCGTCGAGACCGGCGATTTCGATGCCTATGACAGCTTCAACCGCCAATTCCATGAAGCCATCTATCACGCCACCCACAATAGCTTCCTTGCCGAACAGGCGATCGCCGTGCGCAACCGCCTGAATGCCTTTCGGCGCACGCAGCTGCGCCAGGGCGAACGGCTCCGCCGATCCCGGGACGAACACGAGGCAATCATGCAGGCGATCGCCGAAGGCGACGGCGAGATGGCATCCCGGCGCATGCGCGCCCACATGCTGAACGCCGCCACCTCGCTCAGCCGTTTCATCGAAACCAACAAGCCGGGGGGAGTTTGA